Proteins encoded within one genomic window of Babesia bigemina genome assembly Bbig001, chromosome : IV:
- a CDS encoding processing splicing factor 8, putative — MGVPAPPGMAINCGGLPPGYNVGYTHKTEFEILQDKARKWQKLNTRRFTKTSAAPLATYAAPMPPEHLRKVFREHGDMSNRKYRYDKRVYLGALKYVPHAVYKLLENMPMPWEQLRNVRVLYHITGAITFVDEIPWVVDPIFLAQWGTMWIMMRREKRDRRHFKRMRFPPFDDEEPPLDYSENILDVEPLEAIQMQLDPEEDAAVMNWFYDSKPLQYESKMINGPSYRRWFLTVEQMGVLYRLAGQLFSDIQDDNYFYLFNLKAFYTAKALNTAIPGGPKFEPLFRDAQEDEDWNEFNDVSKIIIRQQIRTEYKIAFPYLYCNRPRKVAIAPYHTKLCAYVKQDDPDLPVFYYDPVINPIPAYTIKDGNVREYDSEDWDRSDATDPCSKPNSFVSCSAAETLNDGVENNKNGDISYSSPDAGTNFPRGVVPLLATVPLESDNTSNGVALCWAPHPFNKRSGNCRRAIDLPIVQSWFREHVPASHPVKVRVSYQKLLKGWVLSNLHSRRPKSMKKRKLFKLFRATKFFQTTEMDWVEVGLQVCRQGYNMLNLLIHRKNLTYLHLDYNFNLKPVKTLTTKERKKSRFGNAFHLCREILRLTKLVVDSHAQYRLGNVDAYQLADGLQYIFAHVGQLTGMYRYKYRLMRQVRMCKDLKHLIYYRFNTGSVGKGPGCGFWVCGWRVWCFFLRGIMPLLERWLGNLLARQFEGRVSKGVAKTVTKQRVESHFDLELRAAVMHDILDMMPEGIRANKARTILQHLSEAWRCWKANIPWKVPEMPAAIENMILRYVKMKADWWTNASYYNRERIKRGATVDKTVCKKNLGRLTRLWLKSEQERQHGYLKDGPYITGEEAVAIYTTAVHWLESRKFSHIPFPPLNYKHDTKLLILALERLKEPYSTKGRLNQNQREELGLIEQAYDNPHEALSRIKRHLLTQRAFKEVTIEFMDLYSHLIPVYDIDPLEKITDAYLSQYLWFEGDARGLFPNWIKPADSEPPPLLVYKFCQGINNLTDVWNYEDQHLVLLQSKFDRVYEKIDLTLLNRLLRLIVDHNVADYITAKNNVSICFKDMSHINSFGFIRGLQFGSFVFQYYGLILDLLLLGLTRATEIAGPTSMPNDFLSFTDVETETRHPIRLYCRYIDRIFVLFKFTSTETRDLVQRYLTENPDPNNENVVGYNNKSCWPKDSRMRLMKHDVNLGRATFWEMQARLPRSVTTLEWTDSFVSVYGKDNPNLLFNMCGFEVRIFPKIRWLKSGASQGEACWKLQNERTKELAATAYLRVDADGMSAFENRIRQILMASGSTTFTKIANKWNTALIGMMTYYREAVIHTNELLDLLVKCENKIQTRIKIGLNSKMPSRFPPVVFYTPKELGGLGMLSMGHILIPQSDLKYSKQTDTGITHFRSGMSHEEDQLIPNLYRYIQTWESEFIESQRVWAEYALKRQEAQAQSRRLTIEDLEDSFDRGIPRINTLFQKDRHTLAYDKGWRVQQDFKQYHIMKANPFWWTHQKHDGKLWNLNNYRTDMIQALGGVEGILEHTLFKGTYFATWEGLFWEKASGFEESMKYKRLTNAQRSGLNQIPNRRFTLWWSPTINRANVYVGFQVQLDLTGIFMHGKIPTLKISLIQIFRAHLWQKIHESLVMDLCQVLDLELDALEIETVQKETIHPRKSYKMNSSCADILLFAAYKWHVGKPSLLTDADVGEATTSTNKFWIDVQLRWGDYDSHDIERYCRAKFLDYTTDSMSIYPCPTGCLIGVDLAYNMHSGFGYWFPGMKTLCGRAMNKIMKANPAMFVLRERIRKGLQLYSSEPAEPYLSSQNFGELFGSQTIWFVDDTNVYRVTIHKTFEGNLTTKPVNGAIFVFNPKTGQLFLKIIHTSVWAGQKRLSQLAKWKTAEEVAALIRSLPVEEQPKQIIVTRKGMLDPLEVHLLDFPNIVIKGSELQLPYQSIMKLEKFGDMILRATQPEMVLFNLYDDWLKSISSYTAFSRLILILRAMHVNCDRAKVLLKPSKTTVTLPHHVWPSLTDAEWINCEVALKDLILADYAKRNGVNATSLTQSEIRDIILGMEISPPDIQRQELEENRNDAAAKTVTTRSVNVHGDEIIVTTQSPHEQKVFASKTDWRNRCLAAGLLHRRLEGLSVESVDSEDTVVIPHNLIRKLIMVSDLRTAVAVYLYGKISSVDGEPDQATNDGSRGGGSHVREVTCMVFVPQVGNQYTVDLPKQGPQHEALDGLEPLGWLITRPTDGSVASEVVETHRRLQNDLSWDVASILCTCTFVRGSCAFLAHRLTPDALISKDVSNTSALLTAVQVLISDKYKGFFLVPVDEAWNYNFMGAKHSLHMHYQLQVEVPRPFYDPVHRPLHFIQFAQANESKDFELENPL, encoded by the coding sequence ATGGGTGTGCCAGCTCCGCCCGGAATGGCTATTAATTGTGGCGGACTGCCGCCTGGGTACAACGTTGGATATACTCACAAGACCGAGTTTGAGATTCTGCAAGACAAGGCACGTAAATGGCAGAAGTTGAACACTAGAAGGTTTACAAAAACTTCAGCTGCTCCTTTGGCAACATATGCCGCCCCGATGCCCCCGGAGCATCTTCGGAAGGTTTTCCGGGAGCACGGCGACATGAGTAATCGGAAATACCGGTATGACAAGCGTGTTTATCTGGGAGCGCTGAAATATGTACCTCATGCTGTATACAAGTTGTTGGAGAACATGCCGATGCCTTGGGAACAGTTGCGTAATGTACGAGTTCTCTATCACATTACGGGTGCGATAACTTTCGTCGACGAGATACCTTGGGTTGTGGATCCCATATTTTTGGCACAATGGGGGACTATGTGGATTATGATGCGCCGAGAAAAGCGTGATCGTCGTCATTTCAAGCGTATGAGGTTCCCCCCCTTTGATGATGAGGAACCTCCTCTTGATTACAGCGAGAACATCCTCGATGTGGAACCTTTGGAAGCCATCCAGATGCAGCTCGATCCCGAAGAGGATGCGGCTGTTATGAACTGGTTTTACGACTCAAAACCACTTCAGTACGAGTCGAAAATGATAAATGGCCCAAGTTACCGTCGTTGGTTTCTCACGGTAGAACAAATGGGGGTATTATATCGCCTGGCCGGTCAGCTATTCTCAGATATACAAGATGACAATTACTTCTATCTATTCAATTTAAAAGCGTTTTATACAGCGAAGGCACTTAACACGGCAATTCCAGGAGGTCCGAAATTCGAGCCTCTTTTTCGTGATGCGCAGGAGGACGAAGACTGGAACGAGTTCAATGATGTCTCCAAAATTATCATTCGTCAGCAAATTCGTACTGAATACAAGATCGCATTCCCCTATTTGTATTGCAACAGGCCGCGTAAAGTTGCCATTGCGCCTTACCACACCAAGTTATGCGCGTATGTTAAGCAGGATGACCCGGATCTACCTGTTTTCTACTATGATCCTGTCATAAACCCTATACCTGCGTATACAATAAAGGATGGTAATGTCAGAGAATACGATTCTGAGGACTGGGATAGAAGTGATGCTACAGATCCTTGCTCTAAGCCTAACTCCTTCGTTAGCTGCTCTGCTGCCGAAACATTGAATGACGGAGTCGAGAACAATAAAAATGGCGACATTTCGTATTCTTCACCGGATGCAGGAACTAATTTCCCAAGAGGCGTCGTTCCGCTTCTGGCGACGGTTCCATTGGAAAGCGATAACACGTCGAATGGCGTCGCACTATGTTGGGCCCCACATCCCTTCAACAAGCGCTCTGGCAACTGCCGTCGTGCCATCGATTTGCCGATAGTGCAGTCGTGGTTCCGCGAGCATGTTCCGGCGTCTCATCCGGTAAAGGTTCGTGTATCTTATCAGAAACTCCTTAAGGGTTGGGTTCTGAGCAATCTGCATTCGCGCAGACCGAAGAGCATGAAAAAAAGAAAGCTGTTTAAGCTTTTCAGAGCAACAAAGTTTTTCCAAACTACGGAGATGGATTGGGTGGAGGTTGGGTTACAAGTTTGTCGCCAGGGTTATAACATGCTTAATCTTTTGATTCATCGCAAGAATTTGACGTATCTGCATTTAGATTATAACTTCAACTTGAAACCTGTGAAGACTCTAACAACGAAGGAACGCAAGAAATCGCGTTTTGGTAACGCTTTTCACCTGTGCCGCGAAATATTGCGGTTGACCAAGCTAGTAGTGGATTCCCACGCGCAGTATCGATTAGGAAATGTCGATGCATATCAGCTTGCAGATGGGTTGCAGTATATATTTGCTCATGTGGGCCAGTTAACCGGTATGTATCGTTACAAGTATAGGCTGATGCGTCAGGTCCGCATGTGCAAAGACTTAAAGCACCTGATTTACTACCGATTTAACACGGGTTCGGTTGGTAAAGGACCCGGCTGCGGTTTCTGGGTCTGTGGTTGGCGTGTATGGTGTTTTTTCCTGCGTGGTATCATGCCTTTGCTTGAGCGTTGGCTTGGTAACCTTCTGGCTCGCCAGTTTGAGGGCAGGGTGTCTAAGGGTGTCGCAAAAACAGTCACGAAACAACGTGTGGAGTCTCACTTCGATCTTGAGCTGCGTGCCGCTGTCATGCACGATATCCTGGATATGATGCCCGAAGGCATTCGTGCCAACAAAGCGCGCACTATTCTTCAACACCTAAGTGAAGCATGGCGTTGTTGGAAAGCCAACATTCCGTGGAAGGTGCCTGAGATGCCTGCGGCAATTGAAAACATGATCCTTCGCTACGTAAAGATGAAGGCTGATTGGTGGACGAACGCTTCTTACTATAACAGAGAACGCATTAAAAGGGGGGCCACCGTCGACAAGACAGTGTGCAAAAAAAATCTTGGGCGTCTAACTCGTTTGTGGCTGAAGTCCGAACAGGAGCGCCAGCACGGATACCTCAAGGATGGCCCCTACATTACTGGTGAAGAAGCAGTAGCAATATACACGACTGCTGTTCATTGGTTGGAATCACGTAAATTTTCACACATTCCTTTTCCCCCGTTGAACTACAAACACGACACGAAGCTCTTGATTTTGGCATTGGAGCGGTTGAAGGAGCCGTATTCGACAAAAGGCCGTCTGAATCAAAACCAGAGAGAGGAATTGGGTTTAATAGAACAAGCATATGATAATCCACACGAAGCTCTGAGTCGTATTAAGAGACATTTGCTTACACAGCGTGCTTTTAAAGAGGTTACGATAGAGTTCATGGATCTCTATAGCCACTTGATTCCCGTGTATGACATTGATCCACTGGAGAAAATAACCGATGCGTACCTGAGTCAGTACCTATGGTTCGAAGGGGATGCGCGTGGGTTATTCCCGAATTGGATCAAACCGGCGGACAGCGAACCTCCACCGTTGTTGGTGTACAAGTTCTGTCAGGGAATCAATAACCTCACTGACGTATGGAATTATGAAGATCAGCACTTAGTGCTCTTGCAGAGTAAGTTTGATCGTGTTTATGAGAAGATCGACCTTACTTTGCTTAATAGGCTTCTACGGTTGATTGTGGACCACAATGTTGCGGACTATATTACGGCTAAAAACAATGTCAGCATTTGCTTTAAGGATATGAGCCATATAAACAGTTTCGGATTTATACGCGGTTTACAATTCGGCAGCTTCGTTTTCCAGTATTATGGTCTGATATTAGATTTGCTGTTACTGGGACTAACGCGTGCTACCGAGATCGCCGGTCCAACTTCGATGCCCAATGACTTTCTCAGTTTTACGGACGTTGAAACAGAAACTAGACACCCTATCAGGCTGTATTGCCGTTACATCGACAGGATATTTGTGCTGTTCAAGTTTACAAGCACCGAAACACGTGATCTGGTGCAACGATACTTGACCGAGAACCCTGATCCCAATAATGAGAATGTAGTAGGTTACAACAACAAGTCATGTTGGCCCAAAGATAGCCGTATGCGCTTAATGAAGCACGATGTGAATCTTGGTCGTGCTACATTTTGGGAAATGCAAGCACGGCTACCTCGATCTGTGACGACATTGGAATGGACTGATTCGTTTGTATCTGTATACGGCAAGGATAACCCAAACTTACTTTTTAACATGTGTGGTTTTGAGGTGAGGATATTCCCCAAAATCAGATGGTTGAAAAGTGGCGCATCGCAGGGTGAAGCATGTTGGAAATTACAGAATGAGAGAACCAAAGAGCTTGCAGCCACTGCGTACTTACGTGTTGATGCGGATGGAATGAGCGCTTTCGAAAATCGCATCAGGCAGATCCTTATGGCTAGTGGAAGCACCACCTTCACAAAAATAGCCAATAAGTGGAACACAGCATTAATCGGTATGATGACATACTATAGGGAGGCCGTTATTCACACTAACGAACTCCTAGATTTGTTAGTGAAATGCGAAAATAAGATTCAGACTCGTATTAAGATAGGTTTGAATTCAAAGATGCCTTCACGTTTCCCTCCAGTGGTTTTCTATACTCCAAAGGAATTGGGTGGTCTTGGAATGCTTTCTATGGGTCATATTTTGATACCCCAGTCTGACCTGAAGTATAGCAAGCAGACGGATACAGGCATAACTCATTTCCGCAGCGGTATGTCACACGAGGAGGACCAACTGATTCCCAATCTATACCGTTACATTCAGACATGGGAAAGCGAGTTCATTGAAAGCCAACGCGTGTGGGCAGAATACGCCTTAAAGCGTCAAGAAGCTCAGGCACAAAGTCGCCGTCTAACCATTGAAGACCTCGAAGACTCGTTTGACCGCGGTATTCCACGCATCAACACACTGTTCCAGAAGGACAGGCACACGTTGGCATATGATAAGGGTTGGAGAGTCCAGCAAGACTTCAAGCAATATCATATAATGAAAGCAAATCCATTTTGGTGGACCCATCAAAAACACGACGGTAAGTTGTGGAATTTGAATAACTATCGCACTGACATGATTCAAGCGTTGGGAGGAGTGGAAGGTATTTTAGAACACACACTTTTTAAGGGTACATACTTCGCAACGTGGGAAGGTCTTTTCTGGGAGAAAGCATCTGGTTTCGAAGAATCCATGAAGTACAAACGGCTCACAAATGCGCAAAGAAGCGGTTTGAACCAGATTCCGAATCGCAGATTTACACTGTGGTGGTCACCGACAATTAATAGGGCGAATGTGTATGTAGGTTTTCAGGTGCAATTAGATCTCACCGGTATATTCATGCACGGCAAAATACCTACTCTCAAGATTTCGTTGATTCAGATATTCCGGGCGCATTTGTGGCAGAAGATTCATGAATCCCTGGTTATGGATTTATGTCAGGTGTTGGACCTGGAGCTCGACGCTCTGGAGATTGAGACAGTACAAAAGGAGACTATTCACCCCCGTAAATCATATAAGATGAACAGTAGTTGTGCGGACATTTTGTTGTTTGCAGCATATAAGTGGCATGTGGGCAAGCCAAGTTTGCTGACTGATGCCGATGTTGGAGAGGCAACTACGTCTACGAATAAGTTCTGGATAGATGTCCAGCTTAGGTGGGGTGACTATGATAGCCACGATATTGAACGATACTGTCGTGCTAAATTTTTGGACTACACAACGGACAGCATGTCGATTTATCCGTGTCCAACCGGGTGTCTGATTGGTGTGGATCTGGCATACAACATGCACAGCGGTTTTGGGTACTGGTTCCCAGGGATGAAGACTCTATGCGGTCGAGCAATGAATAAGATTATGAAGGCAAACCCTGCGATGTTCGTATTGCGCGAGCGAATTCGCAAGGGTTTGCAGCTCTATTCTAGCGAGCCCGCTGAACCGTACTTGTCATCGCAGAATTTCGGTGAACTGTTTGGATCTCAGACTATATGGTTTGTTGATGACACCAACGTGTACAGAGTGACTATTCACAAAACGTTTGAAGGCAACCTGACAACAAAACCAGTAAATGGCGCTATTTTCGTATTTAACCCGAAAACGGGTCAGCTGTTTTTGAAGATAATTCACACGTCAGTGTGGGCCGGTCAGAAACGCCTAAGCCAGCTGGCCAAATGGAAAACTGCGGAAGAAGTTGCAGCGTTGATCCGTTCTTTACCTGTAGAAGAACAACCCAAGCAGATCATTGTGACTAGGAAGGGTATGCTTGACCCACTTGAAGTGCATTTGCTTGACTTCCCAAATATAGTCATAAAGGGGAGTGAATTGCAGCTGCCATATCAGTCAATAATGAAGCTTGAAAAGTTCGGAGACATGATTTTACGCGCGACTCAACCCGAAATGGTTCTTTTCAACCTGTATGACGATTGGCTAAAGAGCATCAGTAGTTACACAGCTTTCAGCCGTTTAATACTGATTCTCAGAGCGATGCATGTTAATTGCGATCGCGCCAAAGTGCTGTTAAAACCGTCTAAAACTACAGTGACCCTGCCACACCATGTTTGGCCAAGTTTGACGGACGCTGAGTGGATAAACTGCGAAGTTGCGCTGAAGGACCTGATTTTGGCTGATTACGCGAAACGCAACGGCGTGAATGCCACAAGTCTGACACAGAGTGAGATACGTGATATAATATTGGGAATGGAGATTTCCCCGCCAGATATACAACGCCAGGAGCTTGAGGAGAATCGCAATGATGCAGCTGCAAAGACAGTTACCACTCGTTCCGTGAACGTGCACGGAGATGAGATCATAGTGACAACGCAGAGTCCACATGAGCAGAAGGTGTTCGCCAGTAAGACCGATTGGCGTAATCGGTGTTTGGCTGCTGGTTTGCTCCACCGTCGGCTTGAAGGTTTGTCTGTTGAGAGCGTAGActctgaggataccgttgTTATTCCACATAATCTAATCAGGAAGCTGATTATGGTATCCGATCTGCGCACGGCAGTGGCTGTGTATTTGTACGGGAAAATATCAAGCGTTGACGGTGAGCCCGATCAAGCCACAAATGATGGTTCCCGCGGAGGTGGCAGCCATGTAAGGGAAGTGACGTGCATGGTTTTTGTGCCCCAGGTAGGTAACCAGTATACTGTCGATTTACCGAAGCAAGGGCCACAACATGAGGCACTGGATGGATTAGAACCATTGGGATGGTTGATCACGCGCCCCACGGATGGCAGCGTAGCGTCGGAAGTTGTTGAGACACACAGACGTCTACAAAATGACCTAAGCTGGGATGTTGCATCGATCCTTTGTACGTGTACTTTCGTCCGAGGTAGCTGTGCGTTTTTGGCTCACCGGTTGACTCCCGATGCGTTAATAAGCAAGGATGTTTCAAACACCAGCGCACTCCTAACTGCAGTTCAGGTGTTGATTTCCGACAAGTACAAGGGTTTCTTCCTTGTACCTGTAGATGAGGCGTGGAACTACAATTTCATGGGTGCAAAGCATTCGCTACACATGCACTATCAACTGCAAGTCGAGGTTCCCAGGCCATTTTATGACCCTGTACACCGCCCATTGCACTTCATACAGTTTGCTCAAGCTAACGAATCGAAGGATTTTGAACTCGAGAACCCTTTGTAA